A genomic stretch from Pararhizobium sp. IMCC21322 includes:
- a CDS encoding GbsR/MarR family transcriptional regulator: MNLSPMVQSFVLHFGEMGSRWGISRTVGQIYAVLFAAPDPMNADQIVAALGVSRSNVSMGLKELQAWNLVHLKHLPDDRRDYFTTPEDIWEIVRNLAEERKKREVDPTLSLLRDVMMQNPTSDADIYAQGRMSEMHDLIEQLTGWYEDVQKLDTERLVALLTLGAKVQKVLDMKDRLTSLPGRKNKTKTDGRIEVAGKDTA, translated from the coding sequence ATGAACCTGTCTCCGATGGTACAATCCTTTGTGCTGCATTTTGGTGAAATGGGCAGTCGATGGGGCATAAGCCGCACGGTTGGCCAGATTTATGCTGTCTTGTTTGCCGCGCCAGATCCGATGAATGCTGACCAGATAGTGGCCGCACTTGGTGTGTCGCGCTCTAATGTGTCCATGGGATTAAAGGAATTGCAGGCTTGGAACCTGGTGCATCTGAAACATCTGCCGGACGACAGGCGGGACTATTTCACGACACCGGAAGATATCTGGGAAATTGTGCGCAATCTGGCGGAAGAGCGCAAAAAGCGTGAAGTGGACCCCACATTGTCGCTGTTGCGTGATGTCATGATGCAGAACCCGACCAGCGATGCGGATATTTATGCGCAGGGCCGGATGAGCGAAATGCACGATCTGATTGAGCAGCTGACCGGCTGGTATGAAGATGTCCAGAAACTGGACACAGAGCGGCTGGTGGCGCTGCTAACGCTGGGCGCAAAGGTTCAAAAGGTACTTGATATGAAAGACCGTTTGACCAGTCTGCCTGGCCGGAAAAACAAGACAAAAACCGATGGTCGAATTGAAGTTGCCGGAAAGGACACAGCATGA
- a CDS encoding cytochrome ubiquinol oxidase subunit I: MSALDPFVLARIQFAANISFHILFPTITIALGWVLFYLRLRYNRSGDMKWMDIYHFWVKIFALSFGMGVVSGITMSFQFGTNWPGFMERVGNIAGPLLAYEVLTAFFLEAVFLGIMLFGFNRVSARVHTVSTFLVTFGTTVSAFWIIALNSWMHTPQGFEIRDGVAYATDWMAIIFNPSLPYRLIHMLLASGLTVAFLIAGVSALRWLFGERRPAVKSALRLGVTVAAVIIPIQIFVGDLHGLNTLEYQPAKVAAMEGNWETQGNVPLLLFAWPDEAARENHMEIGIPSGASLILKHSADGVVPGLNDFVSADGEILHPPVKPVFFGFRIMVGIGMLMLLLSWTSAWQMRKGRDIAKPLAIALVGMTFSGWVATLAGWYVTEIGRQPWLVSGVLTTREAVGPIGSGMVASSLVAYLLVYALLLTAYIGAIVHLARKGDEAENKSQVRLAGSGPLPAVDPTMKAE; the protein is encoded by the coding sequence ATGAGTGCGCTTGATCCGTTTGTTCTGGCCCGCATCCAGTTTGCGGCCAATATTTCGTTCCACATTCTGTTTCCGACGATCACCATCGCATTGGGATGGGTGCTGTTTTATCTGCGTTTGCGTTACAATCGCAGCGGCGACATGAAGTGGATGGATATCTACCATTTCTGGGTCAAGATTTTTGCTCTGTCGTTCGGTATGGGCGTGGTGTCCGGCATCACCATGAGCTTCCAGTTTGGCACCAATTGGCCCGGGTTCATGGAACGCGTGGGTAACATTGCAGGCCCCTTACTGGCCTATGAGGTTTTGACGGCATTCTTTCTGGAAGCTGTTTTTCTGGGCATTATGCTGTTCGGCTTCAATCGGGTATCAGCGCGTGTTCATACGGTTTCGACCTTTCTTGTGACGTTTGGCACTACGGTTTCCGCCTTCTGGATTATTGCGCTGAATTCCTGGATGCACACGCCTCAGGGTTTTGAGATTCGCGACGGCGTGGCCTATGCGACGGACTGGATGGCGATTATCTTCAATCCTTCCTTGCCCTATCGTTTGATACACATGTTGCTGGCATCCGGCCTGACCGTGGCTTTTCTGATTGCCGGTGTGTCGGCGCTGCGGTGGCTGTTTGGCGAGCGAAGGCCTGCGGTAAAGTCTGCATTGCGACTGGGCGTGACGGTTGCTGCTGTCATCATTCCCATTCAGATTTTTGTTGGCGATTTGCACGGGCTCAACACGCTTGAATATCAACCGGCCAAAGTTGCCGCTATGGAAGGCAATTGGGAAACGCAGGGCAATGTGCCTCTGCTGCTGTTTGCCTGGCCAGATGAGGCAGCGCGCGAAAACCATATGGAAATCGGCATTCCATCAGGTGCCAGCCTAATTCTGAAGCACAGTGCGGATGGCGTGGTGCCGGGTCTGAATGACTTTGTCAGCGCGGATGGTGAGATACTGCATCCGCCGGTAAAGCCTGTGTTCTTCGGCTTTCGCATCATGGTTGGTATCGGGATGCTGATGCTGCTTCTGTCCTGGACAAGCGCTTGGCAGATGCGCAAAGGGCGCGACATCGCCAAACCGTTGGCTATTGCTCTGGTTGGGATGACATTCTCGGGCTGGGTTGCCACCCTGGCAGGCTGGTACGTGACCGAAATCGGTCGTCAGCCATGGTTGGTGAGCGGTGTTCTGACAACACGGGAAGCGGTTGGTCCGATTGGCTCCGGCATGGTTGCCTCGTCTCTGGTGGCCTATCTGCTGGTGTACGCACTGCTGCTGACTGCTTACATCGGCGCCATAGTTCATTTGGCGCGCAAGGGCGATGAGGCTGAGAACAAAAGCCAGGTGAGACTTGCCGGCAGTGGACCTTTACCGGCCGTCGATCCCACCATGAAGGCGGAGTAA
- a CDS encoding DMT family transporter, giving the protein MNNLRGSLLMVAAMAAFSLEDLFIKSATTSLPLGQVLILFGLGGMIVFMILTARRGEVLLHPAILSRPIILRSICEVTGRICFTLALALTPLSSASAILQATPLIVIIGAVIFFGETVGWRRWLAILIGLGGVLLILRPGLSGFEPASLFAVLGTLGFAGRDLATRAAPQSMSNMQLGVWGFFMLVVAGCLMLNWTGGIIWPGANNLLQIAGAIIFGVIAYNALTIAMRSGEISVVAPFRYTRLVFAMVLGVVIFAERPDSLTLLCSAIVVGCGLYSVFRERRLQQTATS; this is encoded by the coding sequence TTGAACAATCTGCGCGGCAGCCTTCTGATGGTCGCGGCCATGGCCGCGTTTTCGCTGGAAGATCTGTTCATTAAGTCTGCAACGACATCCCTACCCCTTGGTCAGGTGCTGATCCTGTTTGGTCTGGGAGGCATGATTGTGTTCATGATTCTGACTGCACGGCGCGGTGAGGTCTTGCTGCACCCGGCAATCCTGTCACGCCCGATTATATTGCGGTCCATTTGTGAAGTGACAGGCCGAATTTGCTTCACGCTCGCCCTTGCATTGACCCCCTTGTCGAGCGCATCTGCAATTTTGCAGGCGACCCCGCTGATCGTCATCATTGGCGCAGTCATCTTTTTTGGCGAGACCGTCGGCTGGCGGCGCTGGTTGGCAATTTTGATCGGGTTGGGCGGCGTCTTGCTGATTCTACGCCCGGGTCTGAGCGGGTTTGAACCAGCATCCCTGTTCGCAGTGCTTGGAACACTTGGCTTTGCCGGGCGGGATCTTGCCACCCGTGCCGCTCCCCAATCCATGTCAAACATGCAATTGGGCGTCTGGGGCTTTTTCATGCTTGTTGTTGCAGGATGTCTGATGCTCAACTGGACTGGTGGTATCATATGGCCAGGCGCTAACAATTTGTTGCAGATCGCGGGCGCAATTATCTTCGGCGTCATCGCCTACAACGCGCTTACAATAGCCATGCGCAGCGGAGAGATTTCAGTCGTCGCGCCCTTTCGTTACACCAGGCTGGTTTTTGCCATGGTGCTGGGCGTCGTCATATTTGCCGAAAGGCCGGATAGTCTCACCCTGCTTTGCAGTGCCATTGTTGTTGGCTGCGGCCTTTACTCGGTGTTCCGTGAAAGAAGGCTGCAACAAACCGCAACCTCCTGA